A window of the Henckelia pumila isolate YLH828 chromosome 3, ASM3356847v2, whole genome shotgun sequence genome harbors these coding sequences:
- the LOC140892311 gene encoding protein FAF-like, chloroplastic: MSMKQGIVTILGSDCEKNRAASIRRTLSADMSSKKWLEQNGFFSPVIKKIASSEDAVPDLTPDHDSSSFSSEGEEECERIKNNNPGQDDVWRMIQSQKEAQKPPKLDVNWGTILTQKSENSVCNLLPPPYVHPLVKRSASCMSDKSLEICTESLGSETGSDGFSTCLNSEVLGDNGDEDKEESARVGKECTREPNPFEDLHVVKYKSCPSRPIPPPLSSISDGDGVSLHIRSHRKNGRLVLEAFAVPPRKYFHAQRGDGRLVLSLINSPTSQLENEVEGNKVDEFEKVFDNMEEVSESMEEEPEIFEEQNSKSLPNQMMKKLMGLSTKNPTWPPHKLNQVVDFPGEIPAKKDVSLPPLPRMPQLISPQPLLPPPSAATSFKAYDCFWRSKTTAAGRFTNPKIPTTPQAASFKNSKIDAAKAFDRYQEMAPHMKGHKIEYFVPYFRGCNKEPRRSLPLREAQWIATS, from the coding sequence ATGTCAATGAAACAGGGAATTGTCACGATTCTTGGCTCGGATTGTGAGAAAAACAGAGCAGCCTCCATCAGAAGAACTCTATCAGCTGATATGTCTTCCAAGAAATGGCTGGAGCAAAATGGCTTCTTCTCCCCGGTGATAAAAAAGATCGCTTCTTCCGAAGATGCGGTCCCTGATCTTACCCCGGATCATGATTCTTCGTCGTTTTCATCTGAAGGTGAAGAAGAATGTGAAAGGATTAAGAATAACAATCCGGGACAAGACGATGTTTGGCGGATGATCCAGTCTCAGAAAGAGGCGCAGAAACCACCAAAATTGGATGTTAATTGGGGTACAATTCTTACTCAAAAGAGTGAAAATTCAGTATGCAATCTGCTGCCACCACCTTATGTACACCCACTCGTGAAAAGATCAGCAAGTTGTATGAGTGACAAGAGTCTTGAGATTTGCACAGAGAGTCTGGGATCAGAGACAGGGTCCGATGGGTTCTCGACGTGCCTGAATTCAGAAGTTTTGGGCGATAATGGAGACGAGGATAAGGAAGAGAGTGCAAGGGTAGGAAAAGAATGTACCAGGGAGCCGAATCCCTTCGAGGATCTTCATGTTGTGAAGTATAAAAGTTGCCCCTCTCGACCTATTCCGCCGCCACTCTCGTCCATTTCTGATGGCGACGGTGTTTCACTCCACATTCGTTCCCACCGAAAAAACGGTAGGCTGGTTCTTGAAGCTTTTGCTGTTCCTCCAAGAAAGTATTTCCACGCTCAACGTGGAGATGGAAGGCTTGTATTGAGTTTGATAAATTCTCCTACTTCACAGCTCGAAAATGAAGTGGAGGGAAACAAAGTTGATGAGTTCGAAAAAGTTTTTGATAACATGGAAGAAGTTAGTGAAAGTATGGAGGAAGAGCCGGAAATTTTCGAGGAACAGAACTCAAAATCATTACCAAATCAAATGATGAAAAAGCTAATGGGGTTGAGCACCAAGAATCCAACTTGGCCTCCTCACAAGCTCAACCAAGTAGTCGATTTCCCAGGAGAAATTCCGGCGAAAAAGGATGTCTCACTTCCACCACTTCCACGCATGCCTCAGCTCATCTCACCGCAGCCGCTGCTGCCACCGCCATCTGCTGCCACCTCGTTCAAGGCTTACGACTGCTTCTGGCGTAGCAAGACAACCGCTGCTGGCCGTTTCACTAATCCGAAGATCCCCACAACCCCACAAGCTGCATCCTTCAAAAACAGTAAGATTGATGCAGCAAAGGCATTtgatcgatatcaagaaatggCACCACACATGAAAGGACACAAAATAGAGTACTTTGTTCCTTATTTCAGGGGCTGCAACAAGGAGCCGAGAAGATCTCTACCGTTAAGGGAGGCCCAATGGATTGCCACATCCTGA
- the LOC140890836 gene encoding glycosyltransferase BC10-like — MVSPPSSPLIPTLILLLSLPILFFFLAPRFLPPRQISISLPDELDDLSLFHKVIAMDSANFSRRHTRLPSAKSHLSSTLRRPKIAFLFLTNSDLHFAPLWERFFANVTRKQYNIYIHADPFVKISPLTGVFKEKVIPSKRTQRSSPTLISAERRLLATAMLDDPSNAYFALISQHCIPLHSFNYFYDFLFDLGRLSRDLEFSSYIEILDNETTLWDRYNARGNNVMLPEVHFDEFRVGSQFFVLTRKHALMVIKDRKLWRKFKLPCLNVHSCYPEEHYFPTMLSMQDPNRCSHYTLTRVNWTESVDGHPHTYHPPEVSPGLIHTLRESNSSYSYMFARKFSPDCLNPLMQMADSVIFKD, encoded by the coding sequence ATGGTTTCCCCACCCTCTTCCCCCTTAATTCCAACCCTGATTCTCCTTCTCTCTTTGCCCATTCTGTTCTTCTTCTTGGCCCCTCGATTCTTGCCTCCACGACAAATCTCTATCTCCCTTCCTGATGAGCTTGATGATTTGTCCTTGTTTCACAAAGTTATAGCCATGGATTCTGCTAACTTCTCCCGCCGGCACACCCGGCTCCCCTCAGCCAAATCCCATCTCTCTTCCACCCTCCGCCGCCCCAAAATCGCCTTTCTCTTCCTGACAAACTCTGATCTCCATTTTGCCCCACTTTGGGAACGTTTCTTCGCTAATGTTACTCGTAAACAGTATAATATATACATCCACGCCGACCCCTTTGTGAAAATCAGTCCGTTGACCGGTGTTTTTAAGGAAAAAGTTATCCCTTCTAAGAGAACTCAGAGATCTTCCCCTACACTCATCTCCGCCGAGCGCCGCCTCCTCGCCACTGCGATGCTCGACGACCCTTCTAACGCGTACTTCGCGCTAATCTCGCAGCATTGCATCCCCCTCCACTCGTTCAATTATTTTTACGATTTTCTGTTTGATCTAGGTAGGTTGTCCAGGGATTTGGAGTTTTCTAGCTACATAGAGATTCTGGATAATGAGACCACTTTATGGGATAGGTATAATGCCCGGGGAAATAATGTGATGCTCCCTGAAGTGCATTTTGATGAATTCCGAGTGGGCTCACAGTTTTTTGTGCTCACGAGAAAACACGCTTTGATGGTGATTAAGGATAGGAAGTTGTGGAGGAAGTTTAAGTTGCCCTGTTTGAATGTTCATTCTTGTTATCCGGAGGAGCATTATTTCCCTACTATGTTATCGATGCAGGATCCAAATCGGTGTAGTCATTATACATTAACGAGGGTGAATTGGACTGAAAGTGTGGATGGGCATCCCCATACTTACCATCCTCCTGAAGTGTCCCCTGGACTGATTCACACGCTCAGAGAATCGAATTCGAGTTATTCATACATGTTTGCGCGAAAATTTTCTCCTGATTGCTTGAATCCTTTGATGCAAATGGCAGATTCTGTTATTTTCAAGGACTGA
- the LOC140890425 gene encoding protein IQ-DOMAIN 5 isoform X1 has protein sequence MGVSKKWVKALLGLRRSDKSPASEKDDSKSGSTGRISHRRKQSVEIDNNIHVDELDQTIAVDVEGANLQSISDSTSSASNSLQVQHAAQLRQNEREEWAAICIQTSFRGFLAKRALRALKGLVRLQALVRGHAVRKQAAITLRCMQALVRVQARVRARRVRMALESQSAQQKLQQQLEHDARVKEIEDGWCDGAGSVQEIQAKLLKRKEAAAKRERAMAYALANQWQASSRQQAASAGFEPDKNNWSWNWLERWMAVRPWENRFLNINIKDGGNNSDDDSADAKNVLTTRLNSSNKKPMSDMGNGKPGTRLSNNSNFLHDKKASHSNGCSSSPNKPASTLQKQVLFSSSKSCKAVLEDVVEEASSRSNVGLRSQSNPKERSSLNKKQGNKRLSLPAAVAGNVARPTKQLSKTVVKKSPVAPKPVKGGTKSSAIDVKPSNHSPQDDH, from the exons ATGGGTGTCTCAAAAAAATGGGTTAAGGCTTTACTAGGCTTAAGGAGATCCGATAAATCGCCAGCTTCAGAGAAGGATGACAGT AAATCAGGGAGCACGGGCAGGATTTCGCACCGAAGAAAGCAGTCGGTTGAGATTGATAACAATATACATGTAGATGAGTTGGACCAAACTATTGCTGTGGATGTTGAAGGAGCCAACCTCCAATCAATTTCTGATTCAACCAGCTCTGCGTCTAATTCCCTTCAGGTTCAACATGCAGCTCAACTTCGACAGAATGAGAGAGAAGAATGGGCAGCTATTTGCATCCAAACATCCTTTAGAGGGTTCCTG GCTAAACGAGCTTTACGTGCTTTAAAAGGATTGGTGAGACTTCAAGCTCTTGTCAGGGGTCATGCTGTCAGAAAGCAAGCTGCTATCACACTCCGTTGTATGCAAGCTTTAGTAAGAGTTCAGGCTCGTGTTCGTGCAAGGCGTGTCCGAATGGCATTAGAGAGTCAGTCTGCACAACAGAAACTACAACAACAACTCGAACATGATGCCCGTGTCAAGGAAATTGAA GACGGATGGTGTGACGGGGCTGGATCTGTTCAAGAAATTCAGGCCAAATTGTTGAAAAGGAAGGAGGCAGCTGCTAAGCGTGAAAGAGCGATGGCATATGCTTTAGCTAATCAG TGGCAGGCAAGTTCAAGACAGCAAGCAGCATCTGCTGGTTTTGAACCAGATAAAAACAACTGGAGCTGGAATTGGTTGGAAAGATGGATGGCAGTTCGGCCATGGGAGAATCGGTtcttaaatattaatattaaagaTGGAGGGAATAATAGTGACGATGATTCAGCTGATGCAAAAAATGTGCTCACTACTCGGTTAAATTCCTCTAACAAGAAACCCATGTCAGATATGGGAAATGGGAAACCTGGCACTCGTTTAAgcaataattcaaatttcttgCATGACAAGAAGGCTTCTCATTCTAATGGCTGTAGTTCTTCACCAAACAAGCCAGCTAGCACGCTGCAAAAACAAGTTCTTTTTTCTTCCAGTAAGTCATGTAAGGCAGTTCTTGAGGATGTGGTTGAGGAAGCTTCCTCAAGATCCAATGTTGGTTTGAGGTCACAGAGCAATCCTAAAGAGCGATCTAGCCTCAACAAAAAACAAGGAAACAAGCGACTTTCTTTGCCTGCTGCTG TTGCAGGTAACGTGGCTCGACCGACCAAGCAATTGAGTAAAACTGTTGTTAAAAAGTCTCCTGTTGCCCCCAAGCCTGTGAAGGGCGGAACCAAATCGAGTGCTATTGATGTAAAGCCCTCGAATCATAGTCCTCAGGATGATCATTAG
- the LOC140890425 gene encoding protein IQ-DOMAIN 5 isoform X2, translated as MGVSKKWVKALLGLRRSDKSPASEKDDSKSGSTGRISHRRKQSVEIDNNIHVDELDQTIAVDVEGANLQSISDSTSSASNSLQVQHAAQLRQNEREEWAAICIQTSFRGFLAKRALRALKGLVRLQALVRGHAVRKQAAITLRCMQALVRVQARVRARRVRMALESQSAQQKLQQQLEHDARVKEIEDGWCDGAGSVQEIQAKLLKRKEAAAKRERAMAYALANQWQASSRQQAASAGFEPDKNNWSWNWLERWMAVRPWENRFLNINIKDGGNNSDDDSADAKNVLTTRLNSSNKKPMSDMGNGKPGTRLSNNSNFLHDKKASHSNGCSSSPNKPASTLQKQVLFSSSKSCKAVLEDVVEEASSRSNVGLRSQSNPKERSSLNKKQGNKRLSLPAAGNVARPTKQLSKTVVKKSPVAPKPVKGGTKSSAIDVKPSNHSPQDDH; from the exons ATGGGTGTCTCAAAAAAATGGGTTAAGGCTTTACTAGGCTTAAGGAGATCCGATAAATCGCCAGCTTCAGAGAAGGATGACAGT AAATCAGGGAGCACGGGCAGGATTTCGCACCGAAGAAAGCAGTCGGTTGAGATTGATAACAATATACATGTAGATGAGTTGGACCAAACTATTGCTGTGGATGTTGAAGGAGCCAACCTCCAATCAATTTCTGATTCAACCAGCTCTGCGTCTAATTCCCTTCAGGTTCAACATGCAGCTCAACTTCGACAGAATGAGAGAGAAGAATGGGCAGCTATTTGCATCCAAACATCCTTTAGAGGGTTCCTG GCTAAACGAGCTTTACGTGCTTTAAAAGGATTGGTGAGACTTCAAGCTCTTGTCAGGGGTCATGCTGTCAGAAAGCAAGCTGCTATCACACTCCGTTGTATGCAAGCTTTAGTAAGAGTTCAGGCTCGTGTTCGTGCAAGGCGTGTCCGAATGGCATTAGAGAGTCAGTCTGCACAACAGAAACTACAACAACAACTCGAACATGATGCCCGTGTCAAGGAAATTGAA GACGGATGGTGTGACGGGGCTGGATCTGTTCAAGAAATTCAGGCCAAATTGTTGAAAAGGAAGGAGGCAGCTGCTAAGCGTGAAAGAGCGATGGCATATGCTTTAGCTAATCAG TGGCAGGCAAGTTCAAGACAGCAAGCAGCATCTGCTGGTTTTGAACCAGATAAAAACAACTGGAGCTGGAATTGGTTGGAAAGATGGATGGCAGTTCGGCCATGGGAGAATCGGTtcttaaatattaatattaaagaTGGAGGGAATAATAGTGACGATGATTCAGCTGATGCAAAAAATGTGCTCACTACTCGGTTAAATTCCTCTAACAAGAAACCCATGTCAGATATGGGAAATGGGAAACCTGGCACTCGTTTAAgcaataattcaaatttcttgCATGACAAGAAGGCTTCTCATTCTAATGGCTGTAGTTCTTCACCAAACAAGCCAGCTAGCACGCTGCAAAAACAAGTTCTTTTTTCTTCCAGTAAGTCATGTAAGGCAGTTCTTGAGGATGTGGTTGAGGAAGCTTCCTCAAGATCCAATGTTGGTTTGAGGTCACAGAGCAATCCTAAAGAGCGATCTAGCCTCAACAAAAAACAAGGAAACAAGCGACTTTCTTTGCCTGCTGCTG GTAACGTGGCTCGACCGACCAAGCAATTGAGTAAAACTGTTGTTAAAAAGTCTCCTGTTGCCCCCAAGCCTGTGAAGGGCGGAACCAAATCGAGTGCTATTGATGTAAAGCCCTCGAATCATAGTCCTCAGGATGATCATTAG
- the LOC140892618 gene encoding E3 ubiquitin-protein ligase PUB24-like, protein MDELDIPQYFICPISLQIMKDPVTTIYGITYDRESIERWLLTAADEGHSAAVCPVTKQLLPLMNSDLTPNHMLRRLIQAWCIANAKSGIERIPTPRSPVNKSVVFKLIRDLKSGNPLLHLNAIKKLDEFAKDKEKNQKPMAEAGVPKAMIFLILKRFREGKSLFLEEALRILQLTWIPTEENKKIVEENFDLVQSLLWVLSSDHEVENISRIHALKMLKNVTEVAKTSLLERLKLGFFTEMVNILHKNKSPQDNKAVLHVLIQTSPFGRNRMKIVEAGAIFEVMELELNNPDKKTTELIFCLLANLCTCADGRQQFLKHAGGIALAAKRLLRISPTTDDRALCIMESIARFSATREVVSEMLRVSAVSKLCMVLQADCAGYLKNKARDILRLHNYAWSNSPCIQVYLLTWYTRG, encoded by the coding sequence ATGGATGAGCTCGACATACCCCAATACTTCATCTGTCCCATATCCCTCCAAATCATGAAGGATCCCGTCACCACCATCTACGGCATCACCTACGACCGCGAAAGCATCGAGCGATGGCTTCTCACCGCGGCGGACGAAGGCCACTCCGCCGCCGTGTGTCCAGTCACAAAGCAGCTCCTGCCTCTGATGAACTCGGACTTGACTCCTAACCACATGCTCAGAAGGTTGATCCAAGCCTGGTGCATTGCCAATGCTAAAAGTGGGATCGAACGAATCCCGACTCCGAGATCTCCCGTGAACAAATCTGTTGTGTTCAAACTCATCCGCGATTTGAAAAGCGGGAACCCTTTGTTGCATTTGAATGCTATAAAGAAGTTGGATGAGTTTGCCAAAGATAAAGAAAAGAACCAGAAACCCATGGCGGAAGCAGGAGTGCCGAAAGCTATGATTTTTCTGATCTTGAAGAGATTCAGAGAAGGAAAAAGCTTATTTCTTGAAGAAGCTTTGAGGATCCTGCAGCTAACATGGATTCCTACGGAGGAAAACAAGAAGATTGTGGAAGAAAACTTTGACTTGGTACAATCTCTTTTGTGGGTTTTGAGCAGTGATCATGAAGTAGAAAATATTTCCAGGATTCATGCTCTTAAAATGTTGAAAAATGTGACAGAAGTCGCAAAGACCAGCCTCCTGGAAAGATTAAAGCTCGGTTTCTTCACAGAAATGGTGAATATCCTCCACAAGAACAAATCCCCACAAGACAACAAAGCTGTACTTCATGTTCTGATACAAACTTCCCCTTTCGGAAGGAACAGGATGAAAATAGTCGAAGCCGGAGCCATATTCGAAGTTATGGAACTCGAGCTAAACAATCCCGACAAGAAAACCACAGAGCTCATCTTCTGTCTGTTGGCAAACTTATGTACATGTGCGGATGGCCGGCAGCAGTTTTTAAAGCACGCCGGTGGGATAGCGTTGGCTGCCAAACGGCTGCTGAGGATTTCTCCGACAACTGATGATCGAGCACTTTGTATAATGGAGTCGATTGCTCGATTTTCGGCCACTCGGGAGGTGGTTTCGGAGATGTTGAGGGTGAGTGCTGTGTCGAAACTTTGCATGGTTCTTCAAGCAGATTGTGCTGGTTATTTGAAGAATAAAGCAAGGGATATTCTGAGGTTGCATAATTATGCATGGAGCAATTCGCCTTGCATTCAAGTTTATCTTTTAACTTGGTATACCCGCGGATGA